A section of the Pseudomonas sp. FP453 genome encodes:
- a CDS encoding phosphate/phosphite/phosphonate ABC transporter substrate-binding protein, with protein sequence MSEHYAELLMYVAPEPIQQANQQWLARLFERLDLKRRNADHLDLRSLWLAPELLVSQTCGYPLMTQLHGQVRVIGRPRYELAHSSQGEHCSLLLTQADNPRTALAEFYNSRGVINGHDSNSGMNLLRERLALLQRAGRFFASIAISGAHRESLRWLRENRADLAAIDSVTYDYLARFAPDEVAGLRLVTRSAPSPTLPYIGPLGLSDAQVARIREAMNLALGDLPQVVETLGVREVLAASEDDYQVLLDYQQQAASVGYSVLK encoded by the coding sequence ATGAGTGAGCACTACGCCGAGCTGCTGATGTACGTGGCGCCCGAGCCAATCCAGCAGGCCAACCAGCAGTGGCTGGCGCGTCTCTTCGAACGGCTGGATCTCAAGCGTCGCAACGCCGATCATCTGGACCTGCGCAGCCTGTGGCTCGCCCCCGAACTGCTTGTGAGCCAAACCTGCGGCTATCCGCTGATGACCCAGCTGCACGGCCAGGTCCGCGTCATTGGCCGTCCCCGCTATGAACTGGCCCACAGCAGCCAGGGTGAACATTGCAGCCTGCTGCTGACCCAAGCCGACAACCCGCGCACCGCCTTGGCCGAGTTCTACAACAGCCGTGGCGTGATCAACGGCCACGACTCCAACAGCGGCATGAACCTACTGCGTGAACGCCTTGCGCTTTTACAACGCGCGGGGCGCTTCTTCGCCAGCATCGCCATCAGCGGCGCCCACCGTGAGAGCTTGCGCTGGCTGCGGGAAAACCGCGCCGACCTCGCCGCCATCGACAGCGTCACCTACGACTACCTCGCGCGTTTCGCCCCTGACGAAGTGGCAGGGCTGCGCCTCGTCACCCGTAGCGCACCAAGCCCGACGCTGCCCTATATCGGCCCGCTGGGCTTGAGCGATGCGCAGGTCGCGAGGATTCGTGAGGCGATGAACCTGGCGTTGGGGGATCTGCCGCAGGTCGTGGAAACCCTGGGCGTACGAGAAGTCCTCGCGGCCAGCGAAGACGACTACCAAGTGCTGCTGGACTATCAGCAGCAAGCCGCCAGTGTCGGCTACTCGGTGCTTAAATAA
- a CDS encoding GNAT family N-acetyltransferase: MSELTIDLLAEPLWPLLNKFYRSHNSSMKALKGGRLWVARDGEIVAGLCLTPVVGGQWLTGVFVDPAYRGQGLAAKLILAAAADGDGTLWLLCHPDLEGLYQRMGFTQDTLLPQSLSERLVRYKRNKPMIAMGLERLVRSTSDNV; the protein is encoded by the coding sequence ATGTCCGAGTTGACCATCGATCTGCTGGCAGAGCCCCTGTGGCCGCTGCTGAACAAGTTTTATCGCAGCCACAATTCGTCGATGAAGGCGCTCAAGGGCGGGCGCTTGTGGGTCGCGCGCGATGGCGAGATCGTCGCCGGCTTGTGCCTGACGCCCGTGGTGGGCGGGCAATGGTTGACCGGGGTATTTGTCGACCCGGCGTATCGCGGCCAGGGGTTGGCGGCGAAGTTGATTCTTGCGGCGGCTGCGGATGGCGACGGCACGCTGTGGCTGCTGTGCCATCCCGACCTGGAAGGGTTGTACCAGCGCATGGGTTTTACCCAGGACACGCTGCTGCCCCAATCCCTCAGCGAACGGCTGGTGCGCTACAAACGCAACAAGCCGATGATCGCCATGGGCTTAGAACGTTTGGTGCGGTCGACCTCGGATAATGTGTGA
- a CDS encoding class I SAM-dependent methyltransferase codes for MKTTFAVLSLTALLLPTFSQAADAPISAQQYASVLAGSWRDPANSARDGYRHPQQTLAFFGLGGKQTVIEITPGGGWYSELLAPLLNDHGHYIAAVQAANSSAYARTSAENLQKKFAADPARYGKAQVVEFEPKAPVFGPPGSADAVLTFRNVHNWVEAGTAPATFSAFYTVLKPGGVLGVEDHRAKDGAHLAAIKDTGYLTTAQVVKLATDAGFKLAAQSEVNANPKDTKDYPAGVWTLPPTLRLGEQDKARYVAIGESDRMTLRFVKPAK; via the coding sequence ATGAAAACGACGTTTGCAGTGCTGTCCCTTACCGCCCTCCTCCTCCCGACGTTCAGCCAGGCCGCCGACGCGCCCATCAGCGCCCAGCAGTACGCCAGCGTGCTCGCCGGCAGTTGGCGCGACCCGGCCAACAGCGCCCGCGACGGGTATCGCCACCCGCAGCAGACCCTGGCGTTTTTCGGCCTGGGCGGCAAACAGACGGTGATCGAAATCACCCCCGGCGGCGGTTGGTACAGCGAACTGCTGGCGCCGTTGCTCAACGACCACGGGCACTACATCGCCGCCGTACAGGCCGCGAACAGCAGTGCCTACGCGCGCACGTCCGCAGAAAACCTGCAGAAGAAGTTTGCGGCAGACCCGGCGCGGTATGGCAAGGCCCAGGTGGTCGAGTTCGAGCCCAAGGCGCCGGTGTTTGGCCCGCCGGGTTCGGCGGATGCAGTGCTGACCTTTCGCAACGTGCATAACTGGGTGGAAGCAGGCACCGCGCCGGCCACGTTCAGTGCGTTCTACACCGTGTTGAAACCGGGTGGCGTGCTGGGGGTGGAAGATCACCGGGCGAAGGACGGGGCGCATCTTGCGGCGATCAAGGACACGGGTTACCTGACCACGGCCCAGGTGGTGAAACTGGCCACCGATGCCGGGTTCAAGCTGGCGGCGCAGAGTGAAGTGAACGCCAACCCGAAGGACACCAAGGATTACCCGGCCGGAGTGTGGACGTTGCCGCCGACGTTGCGGCTGGGGGAGCAGGATAAGGCCAGGTATGTGGCGATTGGCGAGTCGGATCGGATGACGTTGCGGTTCGTCAAACCTGCCAAATAA
- the def gene encoding peptide deformylase: MIREILKMGDERLLRIAPPVPPEMFDSPELWQLIDDMFQTMEHVGGVGLAAPQIGVDLQLVIFGFEASERYPDAPPVPQTILINPLITPLSPVLEEGFEGCLSVPGLRGAVDRYQQIRYEGFDPKGEPIVRIAEGFHARVVQHECDHLIGRLYPSRITDFTKFGFIEVMFPDMDPTADA, translated from the coding sequence ATGATCCGTGAAATCCTGAAAATGGGCGACGAGCGCCTGCTGCGCATCGCGCCACCGGTGCCCCCGGAGATGTTCGACAGCCCCGAGCTGTGGCAATTGATCGATGACATGTTCCAGACCATGGAACACGTCGGCGGTGTCGGCCTGGCCGCGCCGCAGATCGGTGTTGACCTGCAACTGGTGATCTTTGGTTTCGAGGCCAGCGAACGCTACCCGGACGCGCCGCCGGTGCCGCAGACCATCCTGATCAACCCGCTGATCACGCCGTTGAGTCCGGTGCTGGAAGAGGGTTTCGAGGGTTGCCTGTCCGTGCCCGGTCTGCGCGGGGCGGTGGACCGCTACCAGCAGATCCGTTACGAAGGTTTTGATCCCAAGGGTGAGCCCATCGTGCGCATTGCCGAGGGTTTCCATGCGCGGGTGGTGCAGCATGAGTGCGATCACCTGATCGGGCGGCTGTACCCGTCGCGGATCACCGATTTCACCAAGTTCGGCTTTATCGAAGTGATGTTCCCCGACATGGACCCCACGGCCGACGCCTGA
- a CDS encoding YihY/virulence factor BrkB family protein produces the protein MIFPVLNGLKLHKVLVRTVKEFVDDEMSTYASALAYQMLFSLFPFLLFLIALIGFLHLPDFFTWLRLQSELVLPPQALEQVNPVIDQLQQSKGGLLSVGIVIALWTASAGVRLMMSAMNAAYDVVEGRPIWKRFPLSIFYTVGIAGMLLAAAALMVLGPQVMEWLAGQIGMQEFVVTLWTILRWPLIVVLLMFAVALMYYVMPDVKQKFRFITPGSVLAVVVWIVASLGFGYYVKTFADYNAMYGSIGAIIVLLLYFYISAAVLLLGAEMNAVIEHMSAEGKAPGAKDFDEPPQEKQHVSGLGRDHSKPTTDEV, from the coding sequence ATGATTTTTCCGGTCCTCAACGGCCTCAAGCTCCACAAAGTACTGGTGCGCACCGTCAAAGAGTTTGTCGATGACGAGATGTCCACCTACGCCTCGGCGTTGGCCTACCAGATGCTGTTCTCGCTATTCCCCTTCCTGCTGTTCCTCATCGCCCTGATCGGTTTCCTGCACCTGCCCGACTTCTTCACCTGGCTGCGCTTGCAGTCGGAACTGGTGTTGCCGCCCCAGGCCCTGGAGCAGGTCAACCCGGTGATCGACCAGTTGCAGCAATCCAAGGGCGGCCTGCTCTCGGTAGGTATCGTGATTGCCCTGTGGACCGCATCGGCCGGCGTGCGCCTGATGATGAGCGCGATGAACGCCGCCTATGACGTGGTCGAAGGCCGGCCGATCTGGAAGCGCTTCCCGCTGTCGATTTTCTACACCGTCGGTATCGCCGGCATGTTGCTGGCCGCCGCCGCGCTGATGGTGCTCGGTCCGCAAGTGATGGAGTGGCTGGCCGGGCAGATCGGCATGCAGGAATTCGTGGTCACCCTGTGGACTATCCTGCGTTGGCCGCTGATCGTGGTCCTGCTGATGTTCGCCGTGGCCCTCATGTACTACGTGATGCCCGACGTGAAGCAGAAATTCCGCTTTATCACCCCAGGCTCGGTGTTGGCGGTGGTGGTGTGGATCGTCGCGTCCCTGGGTTTTGGCTACTACGTGAAAACCTTCGCCGACTACAACGCCATGTATGGCAGTATCGGTGCGATCATCGTGTTGCTGCTGTACTTCTATATTTCCGCCGCGGTGCTGTTGCTGGGGGCGGAGATGAATGCCGTGATCGAACACATGTCGGCCGAAGGCAAGGCGCCGGGGGCCAAGGATTTCGATGAGCCGCCGCAGGAAAAACAACACGTCTCGGGCCTTGGCCGGGACCATTCCAAGCCCACCACTGATGAAGTCTGA
- a CDS encoding CsbD family protein — MGSTADKAKGLKDEAVGNIKQGIGKVTGNDKLHAEGVVQEKKGQVEKAIGDTKDAVKKAVK, encoded by the coding sequence ATGGGCAGCACAGCGGATAAGGCAAAAGGTTTGAAAGACGAAGCCGTCGGCAACATCAAGCAAGGCATCGGCAAAGTCACCGGCAACGACAAACTGCACGCTGAAGGCGTGGTGCAGGAAAAGAAAGGCCAGGTCGAAAAAGCCATTGGCGACACCAAGGACGCCGTCAAGAAAGCCGTCAAATAG
- the fadD1 gene encoding long-chain-fatty-acid--CoA ligase FadD1: MNEDFWKDKYPAGIAPEINPDEYPNIQAVLKQSCQRFANKPAFSNLGKTITYGELYELSGAFAAYLQQHTDLKPGDRIAVQLPNVLQYPVAVFGAIRAGLIVVNTNPLYTAREMEHQFNDSGAKALVCLANMAHLAEKVVPKTAVKHVIVTEVADLLPPLKRLLINSVIKYVKKMVPAYHLPDAIKFNDVLAKGHGQPVSDASPASGDVAVLQYTGGTTGVAKGAMLTHRNLVANMLQCKALMGSNLNEGCEILITPLPLYHIYAFTFHCMAMMLIGNHNILISNPRDLPAMVKELSKWKFSGFVGLNTLFVALCNNEAFRKLDFSALKVTLSGGMALQLAAAERWKAVTGCGICEGYGMTETSPVATVNPIQHIQVGTIGIPVPSTVCKVIADDGSELPLGETGELCVKGPQVMKGYWQRQDATDEMLDSEGWLKTGDIAIIQPDGYMRIVDRKKDMILVSGFNVYPNELEDVLAGLPGVLQCAAIGVPDEKSGEIIKIFIVVKPGATLTKDQVMEHMRANVTAYKVPKLVEFRDALPTTNVGKILRRELRDEELKKLGLKK, translated from the coding sequence ATGAACGAAGACTTTTGGAAGGATAAGTACCCCGCCGGGATTGCTCCAGAGATCAATCCAGACGAGTATCCAAATATTCAGGCGGTACTGAAGCAGTCCTGCCAGCGCTTCGCCAACAAACCGGCTTTCAGCAACCTGGGCAAGACAATCACCTACGGTGAGTTGTACGAATTGTCCGGCGCGTTCGCCGCGTATCTGCAACAGCACACCGACTTGAAGCCCGGCGATCGCATCGCCGTGCAGTTGCCCAACGTCCTGCAATACCCGGTCGCCGTCTTCGGTGCCATCCGGGCTGGCCTGATCGTGGTCAACACCAACCCGCTGTACACCGCGCGGGAAATGGAACACCAATTCAACGACTCCGGCGCCAAGGCCCTGGTCTGCCTGGCCAACATGGCGCACCTGGCCGAAAAAGTCGTGCCCAAGACCGCCGTCAAGCACGTGATCGTCACCGAAGTCGCCGACCTGTTGCCGCCGCTCAAGCGCTTGCTGATCAACAGCGTGATCAAGTACGTGAAGAAGATGGTCCCGGCCTATCACCTGCCAGACGCGATCAAGTTCAACGACGTGCTGGCCAAGGGGCACGGCCAACCGGTCAGCGACGCCAGCCCGGCGAGCGGCGATGTCGCGGTCCTGCAATACACCGGCGGCACCACCGGCGTGGCCAAGGGCGCGATGCTCACCCACCGCAACCTCGTCGCCAACATGCTGCAATGCAAGGCGCTGATGGGCTCCAACCTCAATGAGGGCTGCGAGATCCTGATCACGCCGCTGCCGCTGTACCACATCTATGCGTTCACCTTTCATTGCATGGCGATGATGCTGATCGGCAACCACAACATCCTGATCAGCAACCCGCGCGACCTGCCGGCGATGGTCAAGGAACTGTCGAAGTGGAAGTTCAGCGGCTTTGTCGGCCTGAACACGCTGTTCGTGGCGTTGTGCAACAACGAGGCGTTCCGCAAGCTGGACTTCTCGGCGCTGAAAGTCACCCTGTCGGGCGGCATGGCCCTGCAACTGGCGGCCGCCGAGCGTTGGAAGGCCGTGACCGGTTGTGGCATCTGCGAAGGCTACGGCATGACCGAAACCAGCCCGGTGGCCACCGTGAACCCGATCCAGCATATCCAGGTCGGCACCATCGGCATTCCCGTGCCGTCCACCGTGTGCAAGGTCATCGCCGATGATGGCAGCGAGTTGCCGCTGGGCGAAACCGGCGAGCTGTGCGTGAAGGGCCCGCAGGTGATGAAGGGCTACTGGCAGCGCCAGGACGCCACCGACGAGATGCTCGACAGCGAAGGCTGGTTGAAGACCGGCGACATCGCGATCATCCAGCCGGACGGCTACATGCGCATCGTCGACCGCAAGAAGGACATGATCCTGGTCTCGGGCTTCAACGTGTACCCCAATGAGCTGGAAGACGTGCTGGCCGGCCTGCCGGGCGTGCTGCAATGCGCGGCCATTGGTGTGCCGGACGAGAAGTCCGGTGAGATCATCAAGATCTTCATCGTGGTCAAGCCGGGCGCCACCTTGACCAAGGACCAGGTGATGGAGCATATGCGCGCCAACGTCACCGCCTACAAGGTGCCCAAGCTCGTGGAATTCCGCGATGCCTTGCCGACGACCAACGTGGGCAAGATCCTGCGCCGTGAGTTGCGTGATGAAGAGCTGAAGAAGCTCGGTCTCAAGAAGTAA
- the fadD2 gene encoding long-chain-fatty-acid--CoA ligase FadD2, producing MQPDFWNDKRAAGVPNDIDLTAYKSVIEVFERSCKAFADRPAFSNMGITLTYAELERQSAAFAGYLQQHTDLKPGERIAVQMPNVLHYPIAVFGALRAGLIVVNTNPLYTPREMRHQFKDAGVRALVYLNLFGSRVQEVCGDTEIDYLIEAKMGDFMPAAKGWLINTVVDKVKKMVPAYSLPRAVSFKRALRMGAGLGVTRHPVTLDDIAVLQYTGGTTGLAKGAMLTHGNLVANMQQARACMSQVTDDGQPLVREGQEVMIAPLPLYHIYAFTANCMCMMVTGNHNVLITNPRDIGGFIKELKKWRFSCLLGLNTLFVALMDHPDFKTLDFSHLKITNSGGTALVKATAERWKALTGCSIGEGYGLTETSPVASTNPYGSQSRLGTVGIPVPGTAMKVIDDEGRELPLGERGELCIKGPQVMKGYWQQPVATAETLDAEGWLKTGDIAVIDTDGFVSIVDRKKDLIIVSGFNVYPNEIEDVVMAHPAVANCAVIGVPDERTGEAVKLFVVARAHGVSLEELKAYCKTNFTGYKVPKHIVLRESLPMTPVGKILRRELRDIA from the coding sequence ATGCAACCTGATTTCTGGAATGACAAACGCGCCGCAGGCGTCCCCAATGACATCGACCTCACGGCCTACAAGTCGGTGATCGAAGTCTTCGAACGTTCCTGCAAGGCCTTTGCCGACCGTCCGGCGTTCAGCAACATGGGCATCACCCTCACGTATGCCGAGCTGGAGCGCCAGAGCGCGGCGTTCGCCGGCTACCTGCAACAGCACACCGACCTCAAGCCCGGCGAGCGCATCGCCGTGCAGATGCCCAATGTGCTGCATTACCCGATTGCCGTGTTCGGCGCCTTGCGCGCCGGGCTGATCGTGGTCAACACCAACCCGCTGTATACCCCGCGTGAGATGCGCCACCAGTTCAAGGACGCCGGTGTACGTGCCCTGGTCTACCTCAACCTGTTCGGTTCGCGGGTGCAGGAGGTGTGCGGCGACACCGAGATCGACTACCTGATCGAAGCCAAGATGGGCGACTTCATGCCCGCCGCCAAAGGCTGGCTGATCAACACCGTGGTGGACAAGGTGAAGAAGATGGTCCCGGCCTACAGCCTGCCGCGGGCCGTTTCGTTCAAGCGTGCCTTGCGCATGGGCGCAGGCCTTGGCGTGACCCGTCATCCGGTGACCCTGGATGATATCGCCGTGCTGCAATACACCGGCGGCACCACCGGTTTGGCCAAGGGCGCGATGCTCACCCACGGCAACCTGGTGGCGAACATGCAGCAGGCGCGGGCGTGCATGTCCCAGGTCACCGACGACGGCCAGCCCCTGGTGCGCGAAGGGCAGGAAGTGATGATCGCGCCGCTGCCGCTGTACCACATCTATGCATTCACGGCGAACTGCATGTGCATGATGGTCACCGGCAACCACAACGTGCTGATCACCAACCCCAGGGACATCGGCGGCTTTATCAAGGAGTTGAAGAAGTGGCGGTTCTCCTGCCTGCTGGGGTTGAACACGTTGTTTGTGGCGCTGATGGACCACCCGGACTTCAAGACCCTGGATTTCTCCCACCTGAAGATCACCAACTCCGGCGGCACGGCACTGGTCAAGGCCACGGCTGAGCGTTGGAAGGCGCTGACGGGCTGTTCCATCGGCGAAGGCTACGGGCTGACGGAAACTTCTCCGGTCGCCAGCACCAACCCCTACGGCAGCCAATCGCGGCTGGGCACCGTGGGCATCCCGGTGCCGGGCACGGCGATGAAAGTGATCGATGATGAAGGCCGCGAGCTGCCCCTGGGCGAGCGCGGCGAACTGTGCATCAAGGGCCCGCAGGTGATGAAGGGTTACTGGCAGCAGCCGGTCGCCACCGCCGAGACCCTTGACGCCGAAGGCTGGCTCAAGACCGGTGACATTGCGGTGATCGACACCGATGGCTTTGTGAGCATTGTCGACCGTAAGAAAGACCTGATCATCGTGTCGGGCTTCAACGTGTACCCCAACGAGATCGAAGACGTGGTGATGGCGCACCCGGCGGTGGCCAACTGCGCGGTGATCGGCGTGCCGGACGAGCGCACGGGGGAGGCCGTGAAGCTGTTCGTGGTGGCGCGCGCCCACGGCGTGAGCCTTGAGGAATTGAAGGCGTACTGCAAGACCAACTTCACGGGGTACAAAGTGCCCAAGCATATTGTGTTGCGTGAGTCGTTGCCGATGACGCCTGTAGGGAAAATCTTGCGACGGGAACTGCGCGACATCGCCTGA
- a CDS encoding alpha/beta hydrolase yields the protein MNHSTFWLTANDRSRLYVNQWLPEGQAKAMIMLSHGMAEHSGRYAHLAAALCAAGYGLYALDQRGHGRTADEGTLGLYAEKDGWNKVVGDLASLNQHIGQQQPGLPIILLGHSMGSYIAQAYLLHHSASLDGAILSGSNFQPVALYRAARLIARIERARQGLRGRSALIEFLSFGSFNKAFKPNRTAFDWLSRDPDEVDKYINDPLCGFRCTNQLWIDLLGGLQQISKASNLAQIDPGLPILVTGGECDPVSEGKRLTGLANALREAGCQQVQLTIYPQARHEVFNETNREEVTADVLTWLDQALTLHRPARCE from the coding sequence ATGAACCACAGCACCTTCTGGCTGACCGCGAATGACCGCAGCCGCCTGTACGTCAATCAATGGCTGCCGGAAGGCCAGGCCAAGGCGATGATCATGCTGTCCCACGGCATGGCCGAGCACAGCGGGCGTTATGCGCACCTGGCGGCGGCCTTGTGTGCGGCGGGCTACGGCTTGTATGCGCTGGACCAGCGCGGCCACGGCCGCACCGCCGACGAAGGCACCCTGGGCCTGTACGCCGAAAAAGATGGCTGGAACAAAGTGGTGGGCGATCTCGCCAGCCTCAACCAGCACATCGGCCAGCAGCAGCCGGGCCTGCCGATCATCCTGCTGGGGCACAGCATGGGCAGCTATATCGCCCAGGCCTACCTGTTGCACCACAGTGCCAGCCTGGACGGGGCGATTCTCAGCGGTTCGAATTTCCAGCCAGTGGCGCTGTACCGTGCCGCGCGGCTGATCGCGCGCATCGAGCGGGCGCGCCAGGGCTTGCGCGGGCGCAGTGCGCTGATCGAGTTCCTGTCGTTCGGTTCATTCAACAAAGCGTTCAAGCCCAACCGCACCGCCTTCGACTGGCTCAGCCGCGACCCGGATGAGGTGGACAAGTACATCAACGACCCACTCTGCGGTTTCCGCTGCACCAACCAGCTGTGGATCGACCTGCTCGGCGGCTTGCAGCAGATCAGTAAAGCGTCCAATCTCGCGCAGATCGATCCGGGCCTGCCGATCCTGGTGACCGGCGGCGAATGTGATCCGGTGAGTGAGGGCAAGCGTCTCACAGGCCTGGCCAACGCCCTGCGCGAGGCCGGCTGCCAGCAGGTACAGCTGACGATTTACCCGCAGGCGCGCCATGAAGTGTTCAACGAAACCAACCGCGAGGAAGTCACCGCGGATGTGCTGACGTGGCTCGACCAGGCCCTGACCCTGCACAGGCCGGCCCGCTGCGAGTAA
- a CDS encoding MaoC family dehydratase produces MTQVTNTPYEALEVGQTASYSKLVEERDIQLFAAMSGDHNPVHLDAEFAKATMFKERIAHGMFSGALISAAVACELPGPGTIYIGQQMSFQKPVKIGDTLTVRLEILEKLPKFRVRIATRVFNQRDELVVDGEAEILAPRKQQVVTLTELPPISIG; encoded by the coding sequence ATGACCCAGGTAACCAACACCCCATACGAAGCCCTCGAAGTCGGCCAGACCGCCAGCTACAGCAAATTGGTGGAAGAGCGCGATATCCAGCTGTTCGCCGCGATGTCCGGTGACCACAACCCGGTGCACCTGGACGCCGAGTTCGCCAAGGCGACCATGTTCAAGGAGCGTATCGCCCACGGCATGTTCAGCGGCGCCCTGATCAGCGCGGCCGTGGCCTGCGAACTGCCTGGGCCGGGCACTATCTATATCGGCCAGCAGATGAGCTTCCAGAAGCCGGTAAAAATTGGCGACACCCTGACCGTGCGCCTGGAAATCCTCGAAAAACTGCCGAAGTTCCGTGTGCGCATTGCCACTCGCGTGTTCAACCAGCGCGATGAGTTGGTGGTGGATGGCGAAGCAGAGATCCTGGCGCCACGTAAGCAGCAGGTGGTAACGCTGACTGAATTGCCGCCGATCAGCATTGGCTGA